The Salvelinus sp. IW2-2015 linkage group LG8, ASM291031v2, whole genome shotgun sequence genome window below encodes:
- the prkg1b gene encoding cGMP-dependent protein kinase 1 isoform X6, with amino-acid sequence MKILKKRHIVDTRQQEHIRSEKQIMQEAHSDFIVRLYRTFKDAKYLYMLMEACLGGELWTILRDRGSFEDSTTRFYTACVVEAFAYLHSKGIIYRDLKPENLILDHRGYAKLVDFGFAKKIGFGKKTWTFCGTPEYVAPEIILNKGHDISADYWSLGILMYELLTGSPPFSGPDPMKTYNIILRGIDMIEFPKKITKNAANLIKKLCRDNPSERLGNLKNGVKDIQKHKWFEGFNWEGLRKGTLTPPIIPDLSSSTDTSNFDSFPEDNDDPPPDDMSGWDTDF; translated from the exons ATGAAGATCCTGAAGAAGAGGCACATCGTGGACACTCGGCAACAGGAGCACATCCGCTCCGAGAAGCAGATCATGCAGGAGGCCCACTCAGACTTCATTGTCAG GCTGTATCGGACATTCAAAGATGCCAAATATCTTTACATGTTGATGGAGGCTTGCCTTGGGGGAGAGCTCTGGACCATACTTAGGGACAG AGGTTCATTTGAAGACTCGACCACGCGGTTCTACACAGCCTGTGTGGTGGAGGCCTTTGCTTACCTACATTCCAAAGGGATCATCTACAGGGATCTCAAACCCGAGAACCTCATTCTGGATCACAGAGGCTATGCCAAGCTG GTGGACTTTGGCTTTGCCAAGAAGATTGGGTTTGGGAAAAAGACGTGGACTTTCTGCGGGACCCCGGAGTACGTGGCACCTGAGATCATCCTGAACAAGGGGCACGACATCTCCGCTGACTACTGGTCATTGGGAATCCTCATGTACGAACTCCTGACTGGAAG CCCACCATTCTCAGGGCCAGATCCAATGAAGACGTACAATATAATTCTGAGAGGAATCGACATGATTGAATTTCCAAAGAAGATTACCAAAAATGCTGCCAATTTGATTAAGAAACTATGCAGGGACAATCCTTCGGAAAGACTTGGAAACTTGAAAAATGGAGTCAAAGATATCCAAAAGCACAA ATGGTTTGAAGGCTTTAACTGGGAGGGGTTGAGGAAAGGAACCCTGACTCCTCCAATCATCCCTGAT CTCTCGTCGTCAACTGACACAAGCAACTTTGACAGTTTCCCAGAGGACAACGATGACCCTCCTCCAGATGACATGTCTGGCTGGGATACTGATTTTTAA